In Malus sylvestris chromosome 16, drMalSylv7.2, whole genome shotgun sequence, the following are encoded in one genomic region:
- the LOC126608571 gene encoding senescence-specific cysteine protease SAG39-like: protein MEYITQYYCKCICLAFIFILGALSSRATSRTLHDASMYGKYEQWMARYGRAYADINEKEKRFNTFKENVAFIESSNNDANKLYKLSVNQFADLTNEEFKASRNGFMGHECSTKTTAFKYENVTAPPTVDWRNKGAVTPIKDQGQCGCCWAFSAVAAMEGITKLTTGKLISLSEQELVDCDTSGVDQGCEGGLMDDAFQFINKNHGLSTETNYPYTGVDGTCNTKKEASHAAKITGYEDVPANSEEALLKAVANQPISVAIDAGGSDFQFYSSGVFTGTCGTSLDHGVTAVGYGISADGTKYWLVKNSWGTQWGEEGYIRMQRGVEAREGLCGIAMEASYPTA from the exons ATGGAGTACATTACCCAGTACTACTGCAAATGTATTTGTCTGGCCTTCATCTTCATTTTGGGAGCCTTGTCTTCTCGAGCCACCTCTCGCACTCTCCACGATGCATCAATGTACGGAAAATATGAGCAATGGATGGCTCGTTATGGACGTGCATATGCTGACATAAATGAGAAGGAGAAGCGCTTCAATACTTTCAAGGAAAATGTGGCGTTCATAGAATCTTCCAACAACGATGCAAACAAACTTTACAAATTGAGTGTCAATCAATTTGCAGACCTTACGAATGAAGAATTCAAAGCCTCGAGAAATGGATTCATGGGGCACGAATGTTCCACAAAGACGACTGCTTTCAAATATGAAAATGTTACTGCACCACCAACTGTAGATTGGAGAAACAAAGGAGCTGTGACACCAATCAAGGACCAAGGCCAATGCG GATGTTGTTGGGCTTTTTCAGCAGTGGCAGCCATGGAAGGGATTACTAAGCTTACAACTGGTAAACTGATATCTTTGTCTGAGCAAGAGCTGGTTGATTGTGACACAAGCGGTGTGGACCAAGGTTGCGAgggtggtttgatggatgatgCATTTCAATTCATTAATAAAAACCATGGACTTAGTACGGAGACTAATTATCCTTACACGGGTGTTGATGGTACTTGCaacaccaagaaggaggccagcCATGCAGCAAAGATAACTGGCTACGAAGATGTGCCTGCAAATAGTGAAGAAGCCCTTTTGAAGGCTGTTGCAAATCAACCAATTTCTGTTGCCATTGATGCTGGAGGTTCGGATTTTCAATTCTATTCAAGCGGTGTCTTTACAGGAACTTGTGGAACAAGTCTTGATCATGGGGTTACCGCTGTTGGTTATGGAATTAGTGCTGATGGTACCAAGTATTGGTTGGTGAAGAACTCATGGGGCACCCAATGGGGTGAAGAAGGATACATAAGAATGCAAAGAGGTGTTGAGGCAAGGGAAGGTCTTTGTGGCATTGCTATGGAAGCTTCTTACCCCACTGCGTAA
- the LOC126609041 gene encoding uncharacterized protein LOC126609041 produces MAYVDHAFSITDEDMMMEDSYTVNNKPPIKEIALALALLVTGTLGLVIGILMAYNHVGGDKAHGLFFAILGGILFLPGFYYTRIAYYAYKGYKGFSFSNIPPV; encoded by the exons ATGGCGTACGTTGATCATGCGTTTTCGATTACAGACGAAGACATGATGATGGAGGACTCCTACACAGTCAACAACAAGCCTCCCATCAAGGAGATCGCTCTCGCCCTAGCCCTCCTCGTCACCGGCACTCTCGGCCTTGTTATCGGCATCCTCATGGCCTATAACCATGTCGGCGGCGACAAAGCTCACG GGTTATTTTTTGCAATACTTGGTGGGATCTTGTTTCTTCCGGGGTTCTATTACACGCGGATTGCTTACTATGCGTATAAAGGGTACAAGGGCTTCTCTTTCTCCAACATTCCACCTGTGTAG
- the LOC126607846 gene encoding uncharacterized protein LOC126607846, protein MMNDEHFLQGPLGLDLELVEVLQGPLGLDLELVEVLQRGRRGLILKNDERRTKKAFLILRDERMMNDEHFLQGPSGLDLELVEVLQGPLGLDLELVEVLQRGRRGLILKNDERRTKKAFLILRDERMMNDEHFLQGPSGLDLELVEVLQGPLGLDLELVEVLQRGRRGLILKNDERRTKKAFLILRDERMMNDEHFLQGPSGLDLELVEVLQGPLGLDLELVEVLQRGRRGLILKNDERRTKKAFLILRDERMMNDEHFLQGPSGLDLELVDDC, encoded by the exons atgatgaatgatgaacactttcttcaagggccgttggggcttgatcttgaattggtggaagttcttcaagggcctttgggtcttgatcttgaattggtggaagttcttcaaaggggccgtcggggcttgatcttgaag aacgatgaacgaagaacgaagaaggctttcttgattcttcgggatgaacggatgatgaacgatgaacactttcttcaagggccgtcggggcttgatcttgaattggtggaagttcttcaagggcctttgggtcttgatcttgaattggtggaagttcttcaaaggggccgtcggggcttgatcttgaag aacgatgaacgaagaacgaagaaggctttcttgattcttcgggatgaacggatgatgaacgatgaacactttcttcaagggccgtcggggcttgatcttgaattggtggaagttcttcaagggcctttgggtcttgatcttgaattggtggaagttcttcaaaggggccgtcggggcttgatcttgaag aacgatgaacgaagaacgaagaaggctttcttgattcttcgggatgaacggatgatgaacgatgaacactttcttcaagggccgtcggggcttgatcttgaattggtggaagttcttcaagggcctttgggtcttgatcttgaattggtggaagttcttcaaaggggccgtcggggcttgatcttgaag aacgatgaacgaagaacgaagaaggctttcttgattcttcgggatgaacggatgatgaacgatgaacactttcttcaagggccgtcggggcttgatcttgaattg gtggatgattgttga